The window TGGGCGCTGAACAATCGCAACCTGTTCCCGCTGGATCTGAACCGCGCCGAGGCGGCATTGATTGCGCGCATTCCGGGGATTGGCATCCGCACCACCAACCGGCTGATGGAATTGCGCCGCCAGCGCCGGATTCGGTACGAAGACCTGACGCGGATGCGCTGTGTGCTGGCAAAGGCCAAGCCGTTCATTATCACCAGCGATTACCACCCGAGTCGGGCTGAAAGCAGCAGCGAATCCCTGCATCAGTTGTTACGCGACCGTCCACAGCCACAGCAAATGGGGCTGTGGGGATGATCAGCCTGGATTGCGACGGCCTGTTCGACAACTGGCGCACCCAGGCACGCTGGCTGCTCAGCCATCAAGTGGACCCCAGCGAAGTAAGCTGGGCGTCCACCGACGCTGCTGACCTGTTCGCCTCCGACCACAGCTACCCCGAACAACAAGGCCCTTTCCAGGCCCGGATTCCCAAGGAATTACTGCAATTGCTGGAAAGCGCCGCGCAGTATCGCGGCGAACAGCGCTGGAGCCTGCTGTACGAAGTGCTCTGGCGCGTCAGCCACGGCGATCGAACCGCCATGCTGGCCGGTGACAAGCTGGGCAGCGAGCTGCACCGGCGGATCAAGCAAGTCCGTCGTGAATCCCACCACCTGCATGCGTTCCTGCGCTTTGTCGCCTTGCCCACCACCGATTTGCCTGCCGAGTTCGCACAACCCGAATACGTCGCCTGGCACGAGCCTGCCCACGACATCCTGCACAGCGCCAGCGAACACTTCATCGGGCGCATGGGCCAGCACCGCTGGATGATCGCCACCCCGCAGGATGGCGTGTATTACGACGGCCAGCAGTTGATCCATCTGCGGGTCTGCCCGCCCGAATGGCAGGCGCTGGCCCGCAATGCCGAAGATCCAGGCGGCGAACTCTGGCTGACTTATTACAGCCATATCTTCAACCCGGCGCGGCTCAACCCCAAGGTCATGCAGGGGCATCTGCCCAGTCGTTTCTGGAAAAACCTGCCCGAAGGCCCGCTCATTCCAGCACTGATCAGCCAGGCGCGCACCGGCAAGCAGCGCGATGGTCAGGCCAGTGAGATTTCCAGCAGGCCCGGCAAGCGCATTTCTCGAGGCCCGGAGCCTATCCAGCGTCTGCCTTGAGCGGTCTTATTATCAGACCGGATGAAAAAACCCACCCTGCATCGGTTCTGTTAACCTGCACTACGCTTTGAACGCGCCGGACCTCCTCATCATCGAGAGGGGGGCTGCACTGAGAAAACCAAATGGAAGGCATTGGCAGCAGACTCAAGTCGGAGCGCAAACGACTGGAGCTTTCACAGCACGAAATGGGTGCTGTCGGCGGCATCGAGGCAAATGCTCAGGGGCTTTATGAACGAGGCAAGCGTTTCCCCAACGCGGGCTATCTGAGCCTGATCGCCAAGGCGGGCGTCGACATACTGTTTGTCATCACCGGCACTCGCAAGGTGAAGGCAATCGACACCATGACCGATGGTGACACCAAGCTGCTCAGCGAACTGGATGGATTGCCTGATGAAGTCCAGCAGGACATCAAGCGTCTGATCAGCACGCTGTTCCATTCGGACGACGCCCTCCGGAGGCCTTGAACAGACCGTCTTCACGTCAGGCCATCGCAACCGCGCAGACGTGAGCGGGTGACAAATGCGGCCCTTCTGAAACGCAGCCTCCTCCCGCGACGCGCACACCTTCAAATCTTCAACTATCGTGCAGTGCTGGAAAAAACTGCACGGCCGTCGACCATCTTCTGCGGCCTCAAGCTCGATAACGGAGGCCGCATGACCGCACTACTGGGACATAACTTCATCAACGGGGCCCGCAGCGCCGCGGGTTCGGTCAGCTTGCACAGCCTGGACGCCACGACCGGAGAAGCGCTGCCGCTGACCTTCATGGAAGCCACCCGTGATGAAGTGGACGCATCTGCCCTCGCCGCCGCGCAGGCCTACCCCGCCTACCGCACCACCAGCGCGCTGCAACGGGCGACCTTTCTGGACGCCATCGCTGACGAACTCGATGCACTGGGCGAAGAATTCATTGCCATGGTGTGCCGCGAAACCGCGCTACCGCCTGGCCGCATTCAGGGCGAGCGAGCCCGCACCAGCGGCCAGATGCGTCTCTTTGCGCAGCTGTTGCGCCGAGGCGACTTCTACGGTGCGCGAATTGACCGCGCCCTGCCTGAGCGTCAGCCCATGGCGCGCCCGGACTTGCGCCAGTACCACATCGGCCTGGGCCCGGTGGCGGTGTTTGGTGCCAGCAACTTTCCGCTGGCCTTCTCGACCGCCGGTGGCGACACCGCCGCTGCGCTCGCGGCAGGTTGCCCGGTGGTGTTCAAGGCTCACCCCGGTCACATGGCGACCGCTGAATGGGCGGCACTGGCGATTATTCGTGCAGCGGAAAAAACCGCGATGCCCGCAGGCGTGTTCAACATGATCTACGGCGGCAGCGTCGG of the Paucimonas lemoignei genome contains:
- a CDS encoding putative helicase/glycosylase; this translates as MISLDCDGLFDNWRTQARWLLSHQVDPSEVSWASTDAADLFASDHSYPEQQGPFQARIPKELLQLLESAAQYRGEQRWSLLYEVLWRVSHGDRTAMLAGDKLGSELHRRIKQVRRESHHLHAFLRFVALPTTDLPAEFAQPEYVAWHEPAHDILHSASEHFIGRMGQHRWMIATPQDGVYYDGQQLIHLRVCPPEWQALARNAEDPGGELWLTYYSHIFNPARLNPKVMQGHLPSRFWKNLPEGPLIPALISQARTGKQRDGQASEISSRPGKRISRGPEPIQRLP
- a CDS encoding putative DNA-binding protein, whose translation is MEGIGSRLKSERKRLELSQHEMGAVGGIEANAQGLYERGKRFPNAGYLSLIAKAGVDILFVITGTRKVKAIDTMTDGDTKLLSELDGLPDEVQQDIKRLISTLFHSDDALRRP